One Curtobacterium sp. MCLR17_007 DNA window includes the following coding sequences:
- a CDS encoding mannitol-1-phosphate 5-dehydrogenase encodes MSDGQRTAVHFGAGNIGRGFVGLLLHQAGYEVVFADVAAPLIDALAAADSYTVHEVGQDAQDHEVTGFRALNSAQDEQAVVDAIATAEVVTCAVGPNVLKFIAPVIAKGLAARDADAAPIAVMACENALNATDILRGFVVDALPADTRDQALAKAVFANTAVDRIVPAQAADGGLDVTVETYFEWAIDRTPFGGHEPEIPGAHYVDGLAASIERKLFTVNTGHATVAYHGFLAGADKISDAIAIPAVRSELESVLAETSDLLVRRHELDPEVHRAYVQAIIARFENVHLPDTVTRVGRQPLRKLSRDERFVSPAAALAEDGTEPTALLGAMGAALRFDVPDDEQSVELQALLASDQSDAEVVTQITGLEQQHPLHAAFAERVRSARA; translated from the coding sequence GTGAGCGACGGACAGCGCACCGCGGTCCACTTCGGCGCCGGCAACATCGGCCGCGGGTTCGTCGGGCTGCTGCTGCACCAGGCGGGCTACGAGGTCGTCTTCGCCGACGTCGCCGCCCCGCTCATCGACGCCCTCGCCGCGGCGGACTCGTACACCGTGCACGAGGTCGGCCAGGACGCCCAGGACCACGAGGTCACGGGCTTCCGCGCACTGAACAGCGCGCAGGACGAGCAGGCCGTGGTCGACGCGATCGCCACCGCCGAGGTCGTCACGTGCGCCGTCGGGCCGAACGTGCTCAAGTTCATCGCACCGGTCATCGCGAAGGGCCTCGCCGCACGCGATGCCGACGCGGCCCCGATCGCCGTGATGGCCTGCGAGAACGCGCTCAACGCCACCGACATCCTGCGCGGCTTCGTCGTCGACGCGCTCCCGGCCGACACCCGCGACCAGGCCCTCGCCAAGGCGGTCTTCGCGAACACCGCGGTCGACCGCATCGTCCCGGCCCAGGCTGCCGACGGCGGCCTCGACGTCACGGTCGAGACCTACTTCGAGTGGGCGATCGACCGCACCCCGTTCGGCGGGCACGAGCCGGAGATCCCCGGCGCGCACTACGTCGACGGGCTCGCGGCCTCGATCGAGCGCAAGCTCTTCACCGTCAACACGGGCCACGCCACCGTCGCGTACCACGGCTTCCTCGCCGGTGCGGACAAGATCTCCGACGCGATCGCGATCCCCGCGGTGCGCTCCGAGCTGGAGTCGGTGCTCGCCGAGACGAGCGACCTGCTGGTCCGTCGGCACGAGCTCGACCCCGAGGTGCACCGCGCCTACGTGCAGGCGATCATCGCCCGGTTCGAGAACGTGCACCTGCCCGACACGGTCACCCGTGTCGGCCGGCAGCCGCTCCGCAAGCTGTCCCGCGACGAGCGCTTCGTCTCACCCGCTGCCGCGCTGGCCGAGGACGGCACCGAGCCGACTGCGCTGCTCGGCGCGATGGGTGCGGCGCTCCGTTTCGACGTCCCCGACGACGAACAGAGCGTCGAACTGCAGGCGCTGCTCGCCTCGGACCAGTCCGACGCCGAGGTCGTGACGCAGATCACGGGCCTCGAGCAGCAGCACCCGCTGCACGCCGCCTTCGCCGAGCGGGTGCGGTCCGCGCGCGCCTGA
- a CDS encoding PTS sugar transporter subunit IIA produces MPVLQESQIRIHTEDTAPTKSEAMKEAAEILEAAGAVTADYYPAMLEREKSVSTYMGNFLAIPHGTNDAKDAIKSSALSFIRYAAPIDWDGNEVRFVVGIAGVNNEHLDILSKIAIVFSDEDEVAKLTDAPDTAAILAILGEVNE; encoded by the coding sequence ATGCCCGTCCTGCAGGAGAGCCAGATCCGGATCCACACCGAGGACACCGCCCCGACCAAGTCGGAGGCGATGAAGGAGGCTGCCGAGATCCTCGAGGCTGCGGGCGCGGTCACGGCGGACTACTACCCGGCGATGCTCGAGCGCGAGAAGAGCGTCTCGACGTACATGGGCAACTTCCTCGCCATCCCGCACGGCACGAACGACGCCAAGGACGCCATCAAGTCCTCGGCGCTGTCGTTCATCCGCTACGCGGCACCGATTGACTGGGACGGCAACGAGGTCCGGTTCGTCGTCGGCATCGCCGGCGTCAACAACGAGCACCTCGACATCCTCTCCAAGATCGCGATCGTGTTCTCGGACGAGGACGAGGTCGCCAAGCTGACCGACGCCCCCGACACCGCGGCCATCCTGGCGATCCTGGGCGAGGTCAACGAGTGA